From a region of the Nitrospira sp. genome:
- a CDS encoding c-type cytochrome, producing MKRRKLTNSIAVRACMVLGLLLGFSFGEAQAEEYTLKIPYGLEETAVVIPTENPLTKEKVELGRLLFFDKRLSQDNTIACANCHMAKFAFTDGKRVSTGIRGQKGGRSAPASFNRVFSSAQFWDGRAATLEAQSVGPFTNPIEHGFANYDVMNAKMMKIPGYRKLFKQVFGDDTITTERVGMAIASFQRTVLSGNSPADRFDQGGETGAIPEAAQRGLILFREKARCTKCHSGFNFTDEKFHNLGIGWDDNTVDLGRYMVTQNPEELGAFKTPTLREIARSAPYMHDGRFKTLKEVVDFYNKGGVKNPHQDNLIIPLELTDQEKHDLLEFLQTLNGEGWQHVSAPKSFPK from the coding sequence ATGAAGAGGCGGAAGCTGACGAATTCGATAGCTGTGCGTGCGTGTATGGTGTTGGGACTGCTGTTGGGATTCTCTTTCGGCGAAGCACAAGCCGAGGAGTACACGCTCAAGATTCCTTACGGTCTCGAAGAGACTGCTGTGGTTATTCCGACGGAGAATCCTTTGACGAAAGAGAAGGTCGAGCTAGGCCGGTTGCTGTTTTTTGACAAACGGTTGTCGCAGGACAACACCATCGCCTGTGCGAATTGTCATATGGCGAAATTCGCGTTCACGGATGGCAAGCGCGTCTCTACCGGCATCCGAGGCCAGAAGGGTGGTCGTAGTGCACCAGCGTCCTTCAACCGGGTGTTCAGCAGCGCACAATTTTGGGACGGCCGGGCCGCGACATTGGAAGCTCAATCGGTCGGTCCGTTTACGAATCCGATCGAGCACGGCTTTGCCAACTACGATGTGATGAACGCGAAGATGATGAAAATCCCAGGCTATCGGAAACTCTTCAAGCAAGTCTTCGGCGATGACACCATCACGACGGAGAGAGTGGGCATGGCCATTGCCAGTTTCCAGCGTACCGTACTGTCCGGGAATAGTCCGGCGGACCGGTTCGATCAGGGAGGAGAAACAGGGGCCATCCCAGAAGCCGCTCAGAGAGGCCTCATCCTGTTCCGTGAAAAGGCACGTTGTACAAAGTGCCACTCCGGGTTCAATTTCACCGACGAAAAATTTCACAACCTCGGCATCGGATGGGACGACAATACAGTAGATCTTGGCCGTTACATGGTCACTCAGAATCCTGAGGAACTCGGCGCATTTAAAACCCCGACCTTGCGTGAGATCGCTCGAAGCGCTCCGTACATGCACGACGGCCGCTTCAAGACGCTTAAAGAAGTCGTCGATTTCTACAACAAGGGTGGTGTCAAGAATCCCCATCAGGACAACCTCATCATTCCGCTAGAGCTGACAGATCAAGAAAAGCATGATCTGCTGGAGTTTCTCCAGACGCTCAACGGCGAAGGCTGGCAACACGTCTCTGCGCCGAAATCATTTCCGAAGTGA
- a CDS encoding mechanosensitive ion channel family protein — translation MTQSEWISIDSSFALDGLKSLILLLFLVIVRTLAVRWIANNPTLTMESKRRWVVTTRNSVVFAFLIGLVIIWAHELQAFAVSIIALAAALVLATKELILCWSGAALRVGGKVYGVGDRIQIAGHRGVVLDHDVFATKLLEIGPGQSAHLYTGRVTVFPNSLLFTNPLIKENPQQEYGLYTLTVPIKSDGDWQRAERTLLEAAKHECAPFMDEAVRQMKLLEQTNLLEAPSPEPRITIQLPEFGKIHLVLRFPAPDRGRSRIEQAILHRYLSQSFTPSLPG, via the coding sequence GTGACCCAAAGCGAGTGGATTTCGATCGACAGCTCGTTTGCGCTGGATGGATTGAAGTCGCTGATCCTCTTGCTGTTCCTGGTCATCGTCAGAACGTTGGCCGTACGATGGATCGCCAACAACCCGACGCTCACCATGGAGTCCAAGCGGCGCTGGGTCGTGACGACCCGAAATTCGGTCGTGTTCGCATTTCTCATCGGCCTGGTGATTATCTGGGCGCACGAACTCCAAGCGTTCGCCGTCTCCATCATCGCCTTGGCGGCCGCGTTAGTGTTGGCGACGAAGGAGTTGATCCTCTGCTGGAGCGGGGCGGCGCTTCGAGTCGGCGGTAAGGTCTATGGTGTCGGTGATCGGATCCAAATCGCCGGTCACCGCGGAGTGGTCCTCGACCACGACGTATTCGCGACGAAGTTATTGGAGATCGGCCCCGGGCAATCGGCTCATTTGTATACCGGTCGCGTGACCGTTTTCCCCAACAGCCTGCTGTTTACCAATCCCTTGATCAAAGAGAACCCACAACAGGAGTATGGCCTCTATACGCTGACGGTTCCGATCAAGAGCGACGGCGACTGGCAACGGGCGGAACGAACCCTGCTGGAAGCGGCCAAACACGAATGCGCACCGTTCATGGATGAAGCGGTGCGGCAGATGAAATTGCTGGAACAGACCAATCTGTTGGAAGCCCCCTCGCCTGAACCACGCATCACGATTCAATTGCCGGAATTCGGCAAGATCCATCTCGTGCTTCGATTCCCGGCTCCGGATCGAGGACGATCGCGTATCGAACAAGCGATTCTACATCGGTACCTCTCTCAATCCTTCACGCCATCTTTGCCTGGCTGA